Proteins found in one Limnothrix sp. FACHB-406 genomic segment:
- a CDS encoding GGDEF domain-containing phosphodiesterase: MKMPWLPTIVASGTVVAILAGTWLFDQADRDRRLYDRRSRISAELTALETQIQSNLKVRAMLGYSLATYIATEGRLNTAAFNTFAGSIIADDPAIQAVQVVQGPRVLYRYPPLSPTEINPRVPTSAACPPQSIAAGRSWAPSWTLATDLPWDLNPVCLPRLQFDRPRPLLLINTTMPIRQLAPSSQPPIQVQVAIKVNQVVEDLRANRQSSVHLAVWVRGQALERQFGELILARQQPVRSFLQVGNSHWELAALPRDGWVLYSRRSLWTWLTGCGLAIIGGIQIYRWMQLPARLADRAQSNEDRWQLVLQGNNDGIWDWNPKSDEVVYSSRWKSMLGYQADQIGNRRSEWISRVHPDDLGRVLRGFDDYVNRKIDEYSMEYRLRCRDGQYKWISARGQAQWDRRGQVQRMVGSITDIDKRKRSEAALRESEERFRAIVEQAAIGICQIDPNGRYLHVNQRFCNLLGYTEAELLQQTFQDLTYPGDLAENLQQSQRLWRGDISSFSLEKRYLRKDGQLQWVNVTVSLVQSASDAQPYTLALVEDISARKQAEEQLTYNAFYDALTGLPNRNLFVDRLKVCLSQSQRHANRMFGVLYVDLDRFKVVNDSLGHHAGDELLVQIGRRLQSCLRCNDTVARLGGDEFAVILDDVGTSEEALWVADRVQEHLKQPFHIHGHDFYTSASIGVALSQDPATQQPYANWQNLMRDADIAMYRAKANGKGCSQVFEPMLHHSTLTQLQIESDLRQALSNNGLEVYFQPIVRIQDRRLVGFEALVRWNHPQQGWISPSVMVAAAEETDLIVHLGEWVLAAACAQLQQWRSHWHRDHSHLPLSISVNIAGRQFAQANLVQQIERTLMETGLPPACLRIEVTESVIAERVDSVVDKLARLKALGVQSCIDDFGTGYSSLSRLQQFPINALKVDRSFVKDLPYSEDSAAIVRTIVNLARSLNIHTVAEGIETPEQLQCLEQLGCDYGQGFLFAKPMQAAAAEELLRGDRVLSVIRPQLGLN, from the coding sequence ATGAAGATGCCTTGGCTACCCACGATCGTTGCGAGCGGAACTGTTGTTGCGATTTTGGCCGGCACTTGGCTGTTTGATCAGGCCGATCGCGATCGCCGTTTATACGATCGACGATCACGCATTTCGGCGGAGCTGACGGCCCTGGAAACCCAAATTCAAAGCAACCTGAAGGTGCGGGCCATGCTGGGCTACAGCCTCGCCACCTACATTGCCACCGAAGGGCGGCTCAACACCGCCGCATTTAACACCTTTGCCGGTTCAATCATTGCCGATGATCCGGCCATTCAAGCGGTGCAGGTGGTGCAGGGGCCGCGGGTTTTATACCGCTATCCCCCGTTGTCACCCACCGAAATTAACCCCCGAGTTCCCACTTCAGCCGCTTGTCCGCCCCAATCGATCGCAGCGGGTCGATCGTGGGCCCCTTCTTGGACATTAGCCACGGATTTACCCTGGGATTTAAATCCCGTTTGCCTCCCCCGTCTCCAGTTCGATCGCCCCCGGCCTCTGCTTCTCATCAACACCACCATGCCCATTCGCCAGTTGGCCCCCTCGAGTCAACCCCCCATCCAGGTGCAAGTGGCAATCAAGGTTAACCAAGTGGTGGAAGATTTGCGCGCCAATCGCCAATCGTCGGTGCATCTGGCCGTGTGGGTGCGAGGTCAAGCGCTGGAGCGGCAGTTTGGGGAATTAATTTTGGCTCGCCAGCAACCGGTGCGATCGTTCCTGCAAGTGGGCAACAGCCATTGGGAACTGGCGGCCCTGCCCCGAGATGGTTGGGTGCTGTACTCGCGTCGATCGCTCTGGACTTGGTTAACCGGCTGTGGCTTGGCGATCATTGGCGGTATCCAGATCTATCGCTGGATGCAATTGCCCGCCCGCCTGGCCGATCGGGCGCAATCCAACGAAGACCGCTGGCAACTGGTGCTCCAGGGCAACAATGACGGCATTTGGGATTGGAACCCCAAGTCCGATGAAGTGGTCTACTCCAGCCGCTGGAAATCCATGTTGGGCTATCAAGCCGATCAAATTGGCAACCGCCGATCGGAATGGATTTCTAGAGTGCATCCCGATGATTTGGGTCGGGTTTTGCGGGGCTTTGACGATTATGTCAACCGCAAAATCGATGAATATTCCATGGAATATCGGCTGCGATGTCGCGATGGCCAATACAAATGGATTTCGGCTCGGGGTCAAGCCCAGTGGGATCGCCGGGGACAAGTGCAAAGAATGGTGGGATCCATTACCGACATTGACAAACGCAAGCGCTCAGAAGCAGCCCTCCGAGAAAGCGAAGAACGGTTTCGGGCAATTGTGGAACAGGCCGCGATCGGGATTTGCCAAATTGACCCCAACGGCCGCTATTTACATGTCAATCAGCGGTTCTGTAACCTCCTGGGCTACACAGAAGCAGAACTTTTGCAGCAAACTTTCCAGGATTTGACCTATCCCGGCGACTTGGCCGAAAACCTCCAACAATCCCAGCGGCTTTGGCGAGGCGACATTTCCTCCTTTTCCCTGGAAAAACGCTACCTGCGCAAGGACGGTCAGCTCCAGTGGGTGAATGTGACCGTTTCCCTGGTGCAATCCGCCAGCGACGCACAACCCTACACCCTGGCCCTGGTTGAAGACATCAGCGCCCGCAAACAGGCGGAAGAACAGCTAACCTACAACGCGTTCTACGATGCCTTGACCGGGCTGCCCAATCGAAACTTATTTGTCGATCGGCTGAAAGTTTGCCTCAGCCAATCCCAGCGCCACGCCAATCGGATGTTTGGGGTGTTGTATGTGGACCTCGATCGGTTCAAAGTGGTCAACGACAGCCTGGGACACCATGCGGGCGATGAACTCTTGGTGCAAATTGGCCGCCGTCTGCAAAGTTGCCTGCGGTGCAACGACACCGTGGCCCGGCTGGGGGGCGATGAGTTTGCCGTGATTTTGGATGATGTGGGCACGAGTGAGGAAGCCCTTTGGGTGGCCGATCGGGTGCAGGAACACCTGAAACAGCCCTTTCATATCCATGGCCATGACTTCTACACCAGCGCCAGCATTGGCGTGGCCCTCAGCCAGGATCCCGCCACCCAACAGCCCTACGCCAACTGGCAAAACCTCATGCGCGATGCGGATATTGCCATGTATCGCGCCAAGGCCAACGGCAAGGGCTGCTCCCAAGTCTTTGAGCCAATGTTGCACCACAGCACCCTCACGCAGTTGCAAATCGAAAGCGATTTGCGCCAAGCCCTCAGCAACAACGGCTTAGAGGTCTATTTCCAACCGATCGTCCGCATTCAAGATCGGCGGTTGGTGGGCTTTGAGGCCCTGGTGCGCTGGAACCATCCCCAACAGGGTTGGATCTCGCCGTCCGTGATGGTGGCCGCAGCCGAGGAAACGGATTTGATTGTGCATTTGGGGGAATGGGTGTTGGCGGCGGCCTGTGCCCAACTGCAACAGTGGCGATCGCACTGGCATCGGGATCATAGCCATCTCCCCCTCTCCATTAGCGTCAACATTGCGGGGCGACAGTTTGCCCAAGCGAATTTGGTGCAGCAGATTGAACGAACCCTGATGGAAACGGGCTTGCCGCCGGCCTGTTTGCGGATTGAGGTGACCGAAAGTGTGATTGCGGAGCGGGTCGATTCGGTGGTGGATAAGCTGGCACGGCTCAAGGCGTTGGGGGTGCAATCCTGCATTGATGATTTCGGCACGGGCTATTCTTCCCTCAGCCGATTGCAGCAGTTCCCGATCAATGCCCTGAAGGTCGATCGCTCCTTCGTGAAGGATCTGCCCTACTCGGAAGACAGTGCTGCCATTGTGCGGACGATCGTGAACTTAGCCCGCAGTTTGAACATTCACACGGTGGCCGAGGGCATTGAAACCCCAGAACAGTTGCAATGCCTAGAACAGTTGGGCTGTGACTATGGCCAGGGCTTTTTGTTTGCCAAACCCATGCAGGCGGCCGCGGCGGAGGAATTGTTGAGGGGCGATCGGGTGCTATCGGTCATTCGGCCCCAGTTAGGCCTGAATTAG
- a CDS encoding CHASE2 domain-containing protein → MLAQPLLKTLTKWIRLLNRLWAGSVLLSWRDGTAIALLVAVVVVMVRGLGWMQGTEWAAFDLLVRWRPARLEQRVVLVVVTEADLRLFRQWPLSDEKLADLLETLEEYEPRMIGLDLVRDFPMPPGNDRLEKLLRQSDRLVGIRKVSGEGIAPPPALIHKPGAIAASDLLLDPDRKVRRAILSLADQQDQAVFGLGTQLALNYLERQPNPITLEALDEEAGLYQLGRATIAPFQGNDGAYVGAIDDGYQLLLDYRGLACPTDSQRNCGFQVYSANDVLNRRVPLDALYDRLVLVGVTAESLGDRFYTPYSDTDQGPQLTSGVEIHATIASQLLSAAIDGWPLLQVWSDSWEMGWIVLWTVGGTLLGWTLRQPLLLFAMTALGIVAILAAAWQALQWMVWIPLVPPVLGLVGGSFGASLGLAAKERRDRQTITELFERYVTPQVAQVIWQSRHQIVRRGEFIGQILPATVMFADLVGFTSIAESNPPEIIFPWLNEYMQSMTQSVLDRNGIVNKFIGDAIMALFGVPVPQSRDHQVGDDAIAAVTCAVEMGQRLQRLNQQWRDRGRPTAAIRIGIASGPVMSGCIGNVRRLEYTVIGDTVNIAARLESYDKSFDGGLCRIFIEEETYRHVRDRFPTRFIGPVTLKGRERATNIYQVLLPLQPDDLNKTP, encoded by the coding sequence ATGTTGGCTCAACCCTTGCTTAAAACCCTTACGAAATGGATTCGCCTCCTGAATCGGTTATGGGCCGGGTCAGTGTTGCTGTCTTGGCGCGATGGGACAGCGATCGCCCTGTTGGTGGCGGTGGTGGTGGTGATGGTGCGGGGGTTGGGCTGGATGCAGGGGACAGAGTGGGCGGCGTTTGATTTGCTGGTGCGGTGGCGGCCGGCCCGTTTGGAGCAACGGGTGGTGTTGGTGGTGGTGACGGAAGCGGACTTGCGCTTGTTTCGGCAATGGCCCCTGTCCGATGAAAAGTTGGCGGACTTGCTGGAAACGTTGGAAGAGTATGAACCCCGGATGATTGGGCTGGATTTGGTGCGGGATTTTCCCATGCCCCCGGGCAACGATCGCCTGGAAAAGTTGCTGCGCCAGTCCGATCGCCTGGTGGGGATCCGCAAGGTCAGTGGCGAGGGCATCGCGCCGCCCCCGGCCCTCATCCACAAACCTGGGGCGATCGCCGCGTCGGATTTGCTGCTGGATCCCGATCGCAAGGTACGGCGGGCGATTTTGTCCCTGGCTGACCAGCAGGATCAAGCGGTCTTTGGTTTGGGAACCCAATTGGCGCTGAACTATCTGGAGCGCCAGCCCAACCCGATCACATTGGAAGCCCTTGATGAAGAAGCGGGCCTCTATCAACTGGGTCGCGCCACCATCGCCCCCTTCCAGGGCAATGACGGAGCCTATGTGGGGGCGATCGATGATGGCTATCAACTGCTGTTGGACTATCGCGGCTTGGCCTGTCCCACGGACAGCCAGCGCAATTGCGGGTTCCAGGTTTATTCGGCCAATGATGTTTTGAATCGACGAGTGCCCCTGGATGCCCTCTACGATCGACTGGTGTTGGTGGGAGTCACGGCGGAAAGTCTGGGCGATCGGTTCTATACCCCCTACAGCGACACAGACCAGGGCCCACAACTGACCTCCGGCGTGGAAATTCATGCCACGATCGCCAGTCAACTGCTATCGGCGGCGATCGACGGTTGGCCCCTTCTTCAGGTTTGGAGCGACTCCTGGGAAATGGGCTGGATTGTGTTGTGGACTGTGGGGGGCACGCTGCTGGGCTGGACCCTGCGCCAACCGTTGCTGTTGTTTGCCATGACGGCTTTGGGCATCGTGGCCATTCTGGCGGCCGCTTGGCAAGCGTTGCAATGGATGGTTTGGATTCCGCTAGTGCCACCGGTTTTGGGGCTGGTGGGCGGTTCCTTTGGGGCCTCGTTGGGGTTGGCGGCCAAAGAACGGCGCGATCGACAAACCATCACCGAGCTGTTTGAGCGCTACGTTACACCGCAGGTGGCCCAGGTGATTTGGCAAAGCCGCCATCAAATTGTGCGGCGCGGAGAATTCATTGGGCAAATTTTGCCAGCCACGGTCATGTTTGCGGATTTGGTGGGGTTCACGTCGATCGCGGAATCCAACCCACCGGAAATTATCTTTCCCTGGCTGAATGAATATATGCAGTCCATGACCCAAAGCGTGCTCGATCGCAACGGCATCGTGAACAAGTTCATTGGCGACGCAATCATGGCCCTGTTTGGCGTACCGGTTCCCCAATCGCGCGATCACCAGGTGGGTGACGATGCGATCGCCGCCGTCACCTGTGCCGTGGAGATGGGTCAACGGCTCCAGCGATTAAATCAACAGTGGCGCGATCGGGGCCGCCCCACCGCCGCCATCCGAATTGGCATCGCTTCGGGCCCCGTGATGAGTGGTTGCATTGGCAATGTCCGCCGGTTGGAATACACCGTTATTGGGGACACTGTGAACATAGCCGCCCGATTGGAAAGTTATGACAAGTCCTTTGATGGGGGGCTTTGTCGCATTTTCATTGAAGAAGAAACCTATCGCCATGTGCGCGACCGCTTTCCCACCCGCTTCATTGGCCCAGTTACCCTCAAGGGGCGAGAACGGGCCACAAATATCTATCAAGTGCTGTTACCTTTGCAGCCAGATGATCTCAACAAAACCCCTTAG
- a CDS encoding isoaspartyl peptidase/L-asparaginase, whose translation MSQASTQPNTQPKLIIHGGAGSSLQGKGGVAAVRALLSGIVEQVYERLLAGASAQEAVVLGCRLLEDEPRFNAGTGSVLQSDGQIRMSASLMDGSAQRFSGTINVSRIQNPIELAAFLQTQSDRVLSDVGSAELARELALPIYNPLTDLRLNEWIEERKDNFSKRSMASTIAEVEAGARSDSAGRGTIGVVALDQQGRVAAGTSTGGKGFERIGRVSDSATPAGNYATARAGVSCTGIGEDILDECLAAKIVIRVDDGLGLAAAFEKSMAEAADRGRDLGAIGLDATGAISWGKTSEVLLAAYHNGATLGDTLELPDGLQVGSC comes from the coding sequence ATGAGTCAAGCATCTACACAACCCAACACCCAACCCAAATTGATCATCCACGGCGGTGCGGGCAGCTCGCTCCAGGGCAAAGGGGGCGTGGCCGCCGTTCGGGCGCTGCTGTCCGGCATTGTGGAACAGGTCTATGAACGTTTGTTGGCCGGAGCCAGCGCCCAGGAAGCGGTGGTGCTGGGCTGTCGGTTGTTGGAAGATGAACCGCGCTTCAATGCGGGTACGGGATCGGTGTTGCAGTCCGATGGGCAAATTCGCATGAGCGCATCCCTGATGGATGGCAGCGCCCAACGGTTCAGCGGCACGATTAATGTGTCGCGGATCCAAAACCCGATCGAACTGGCGGCCTTTTTGCAAACCCAGAGCGATCGGGTGTTGTCGGATGTGGGATCGGCGGAGTTGGCGCGAGAACTAGCCCTGCCGATCTATAACCCGCTGACGGATTTGCGGCTGAACGAGTGGATCGAGGAGCGCAAGGACAACTTCAGCAAGCGATCGATGGCTTCCACGATCGCCGAAGTTGAGGCCGGTGCGCGGTCGGACTCGGCGGGCCGCGGCACGATCGGGGTGGTAGCGCTGGATCAGCAAGGGCGCGTGGCGGCCGGCACTTCCACCGGAGGCAAAGGCTTTGAGCGCATTGGCCGGGTCAGCGACTCCGCCACCCCAGCGGGCAACTACGCCACGGCCCGCGCGGGCGTGAGCTGCACTGGCATTGGCGAAGACATTTTGGATGAATGCTTGGCGGCCAAGATTGTGATCCGGGTGGATGACGGCCTGGGCCTGGCGGCGGCCTTTGAAAAGTCGATGGCGGAGGCGGCCGATCGGGGTCGCGATTTGGGGGCGATCGGGCTGGATGCCACCGGGGCGATCTCCTGGGGCAAAACCAGTGAAGTCTTGCTGGCGGCTTACCACAACGGCGCGACCCTGGGCGATACGCTGGAGTTGCCCGACGGTTTGCAAGTGGGCAGTTGCTAG
- a CDS encoding Uma2 family endonuclease, whose protein sequence is MIAVPNYISPADYLELEQASPHRHEYRQGLVYAMAGGTDNHDRIALNLLTLINLHLGNSDCRFHSGNVKVAYQDQFYYYPDIFVTCDPRDRLDRQVKRYPKLIGEVLSPSTQLFDRTQKFEDYQKLDSLMEYLLIAQDQPLVSCYRRQVDGAWALTVYQTGDQVMLTSLDLEFSISALYQGLD, encoded by the coding sequence ATGATTGCCGTTCCTAATTACATCAGCCCTGCGGATTATTTAGAGCTAGAACAAGCCAGCCCCCACCGCCACGAATATCGTCAGGGGCTGGTTTATGCGATGGCGGGCGGCACGGATAACCACGATCGAATTGCCCTCAATTTGTTAACGCTCATTAATTTGCACTTGGGCAATTCGGACTGTCGGTTTCATTCGGGCAATGTCAAAGTTGCCTACCAAGATCAGTTCTATTACTATCCCGATATTTTTGTCACCTGTGACCCGCGCGATCGCCTGGATCGCCAAGTCAAACGCTATCCCAAATTGATTGGAGAAGTACTTTCGCCTAGTACCCAATTATTCGATCGCACCCAAAAGTTTGAGGACTATCAAAAACTGGATTCGTTAATGGAATATCTGTTAATTGCACAGGATCAACCCCTGGTCAGTTGTTATCGTCGCCAGGTCGATGGTGCTTGGGCCTTAACAGTTTACCAAACGGGCGATCAAGTAATGCTAACCAGTTTGGATTTGGAGTTTTCAATCAGCGCCCTCTATCAAGGTTTGGATTAG
- the mnmE gene encoding tRNA uridine-5-carboxymethylaminomethyl(34) synthesis GTPase MnmE, whose translation MGASATKQDTIVAIATAIVPQQGSVGIVRMSGPESWAIARRIFRAPGSQPWESHRILYGYLHNPQTGETVDEALLLLMAAPRTYTREDVVELHCHGGMMVAQQTLQLCLQQGARLGQPGEFTLRAFLNGRIDLTQAESVADLVGAQSPQAAQAALAGVQGKLARPIRDLRSSCMDWLAEIEARIDFEDDLPPLDLPAVTAALQTIASQIDRWLATADRGELLRSGLKVAIVGRPNAGKSSLLNAWSRSDRAIVTELPGTTRDVVESRLVVGGIPIQVLDTAGIRETDDLVEKIGVERSRAAARSADLLLLVIEAPRGWTGGDRAIYEQIRAADPDRPLPPTVLVVNKIDLVAPETISSLLPQDFAQVVYTAAAEGRGIDDLEQAILQITRSGRVQAADLDVAINQRQAAALLRAQQAIGRVCETMDQQLPLDFWTIDLRDAIQALGEITGEEVTESVLDRIFSRFCIGK comes from the coding sequence ATGGGTGCATCGGCCACAAAGCAAGACACGATCGTGGCGATCGCGACGGCGATTGTGCCGCAACAGGGCAGCGTTGGCATTGTGCGGATGTCGGGGCCCGAGTCCTGGGCGATCGCCCGGCGAATTTTTCGGGCCCCTGGCTCCCAACCCTGGGAAAGCCACCGAATTTTGTATGGCTATTTGCACAATCCCCAAACGGGCGAAACCGTTGACGAAGCGTTGCTGTTGTTGATGGCGGCTCCGCGCACCTACACCCGCGAGGACGTGGTGGAACTCCACTGCCACGGGGGAATGATGGTGGCGCAACAAACACTACAGCTCTGTTTGCAGCAGGGGGCGCGTCTGGGGCAACCGGGGGAATTTACGCTGCGGGCGTTTTTGAATGGGCGGATTGACCTGACCCAGGCGGAAAGCGTCGCGGACTTGGTGGGGGCCCAGTCGCCCCAGGCGGCCCAGGCGGCCTTGGCGGGGGTGCAAGGGAAGCTGGCCCGGCCGATTCGCGATTTGCGATCGAGCTGCATGGACTGGTTGGCGGAAATTGAGGCCCGCATTGATTTTGAAGATGACCTGCCGCCGCTGGATTTGCCCGCCGTGACAGCGGCCCTGCAAACCATCGCCAGCCAGATCGATCGCTGGTTGGCCACGGCCGATCGGGGTGAGCTGTTGCGCAGCGGCTTGAAGGTGGCGATCGTCGGGCGACCGAACGCGGGCAAGTCCAGCCTGTTGAACGCCTGGAGCCGGAGCGATCGGGCGATCGTCACGGAGTTGCCGGGAACCACACGGGACGTGGTGGAATCGCGGCTGGTGGTGGGCGGCATCCCAATCCAAGTGCTGGATACGGCGGGGATTCGGGAAACCGATGACCTGGTGGAAAAAATTGGGGTGGAGCGATCGCGGGCCGCGGCCCGATCAGCGGATCTGCTGCTGTTGGTGATTGAAGCGCCCCGGGGCTGGACGGGGGGCGATCGAGCCATCTATGAACAAATCCGCGCCGCCGACCCCGATCGACCTCTGCCGCCAACCGTTTTGGTGGTGAACAAAATCGATTTGGTGGCTCCGGAAACGATTTCATCTCTGTTGCCCCAGGATTTTGCCCAGGTGGTTTACACGGCGGCGGCAGAAGGGCGCGGCATTGACGATTTGGAGCAGGCGATTTTGCAAATTACCCGATCGGGTCGGGTGCAGGCGGCTGATTTGGATGTGGCGATTAATCAGCGGCAAGCGGCGGCCCTGCTGCGGGCCCAACAGGCGATCGGGCGGGTCTGCGAAACCATGGATCAACAATTGCCCCTGGATTTTTGGACGATCGACCTGCGGGATGCGATTCAAGCCCTGGGGGAAATCACCGGCGAAGAGGTCACAGAATCCGTGCTCGATCGAATTTTCAGCCGCTTTTGTATTGGCAAATAA
- a CDS encoding DUF1499 domain-containing protein yields MGKPQDQNQFRTQSHSLRSGNGNAPGWLAWVAALLLWLPATTAWAAPGPVMGSVFGNLFAGNRPENLGAVAGQLRPCPNSPNCVSSQTPITDLQHTIAPLQIMGDADHVFAALTELVKATERTTVITESPDYLYAEFATPLLGFVDDVEFLLDGETNQIQVRSASRLGESDLGLNRQRIETLRAQLTQKLALEQAALIPTLSNSTPENSTPES; encoded by the coding sequence ATGGGGAAACCACAAGATCAAAATCAGTTCAGAACCCAAAGCCATTCGCTGCGATCGGGCAACGGCAACGCCCCCGGCTGGTTGGCTTGGGTGGCCGCCCTGCTGCTGTGGCTACCGGCAACCACGGCCTGGGCCGCGCCCGGGCCGGTCATGGGTTCTGTTTTTGGCAATTTGTTTGCGGGCAATCGCCCCGAAAACTTGGGCGCAGTGGCGGGTCAACTTCGCCCCTGTCCCAACAGTCCCAATTGCGTCAGCAGCCAAACCCCAATCACGGATTTGCAACACACGATCGCCCCGCTCCAGATTATGGGCGATGCTGATCATGTCTTTGCGGCCCTGACCGAATTGGTGAAAGCGACGGAACGCACCACCGTGATTACTGAATCGCCCGATTATCTCTACGCAGAATTCGCCACACCGCTGCTGGGGTTTGTGGATGATGTGGAATTTTTGCTAGATGGAGAAACCAATCAAATTCAGGTGCGATCGGCTTCGCGATTGGGAGAATCAGACTTGGGACTCAATCGCCAGCGCATCGAAACCCTGCGGGCCCAATTGACCCAAAAGCTGGCTTTGGAACAGGCCGCATTGATCCCCACGCTCTCGAATTCAACTCCTGAGAATTCAACTCCTGAGAGTTAA
- the rpsF gene encoding 30S ribosomal protein S6: MSANRLYETMYILRPDLNEEAVDANINKYRTMLTEQGATGLEIQHRGKRRLSYEINRCREGVYIQMNYEHATGSHIAPMEKAMRLSEDVIRYLTIKLDPRKVKAAAEAESAA; the protein is encoded by the coding sequence ATGTCTGCAAATCGCCTCTACGAAACGATGTACATCCTGCGCCCCGACCTCAACGAAGAGGCCGTGGATGCCAACATCAACAAATATCGGACAATGCTGACGGAGCAAGGAGCCACCGGCCTCGAAATCCAACACCGTGGCAAGCGCCGGCTGTCCTATGAAATCAACCGTTGCCGCGAAGGTGTGTACATCCAAATGAACTACGAACACGCCACCGGCAGCCACATCGCCCCCATGGAAAAGGCCATGCGCCTCAGCGAAGACGTGATTCGCTACCTGACGATTAAGCTCGATCCTCGCAAGGTGAAGGCCGCCGCCGAAGCGGAATCGGCTGCTTAA
- a CDS encoding Tic20 family protein — translation MNWRGTTTTWRDRLFGALVYALPLVDVARFSDSIFRELPFLQVLYVPLLPLLQLYQIPFMSFIIFLVLFLLVVRNSNISYFIRFNTMQSILISILVSLCSLVIGVIFQPMGGFIEETLGSTVFLGVVAAAIYSIVQSALGRLAEIPSLSEAVHMQVR, via the coding sequence GTGAACTGGCGCGGAACGACGACAACTTGGCGCGATCGCCTGTTTGGTGCTTTGGTCTATGCCCTGCCGCTGGTGGATGTGGCGAGGTTTAGTGACTCCATCTTCCGGGAACTGCCATTTTTGCAGGTGTTGTATGTGCCGCTGCTGCCCCTGCTTCAGCTCTACCAAATTCCCTTCATGAGCTTCATCATCTTTTTGGTGCTGTTCCTGTTGGTGGTTCGTAACAGCAACATCAGCTATTTCATTCGCTTCAACACCATGCAATCGATTCTGATTTCGATTTTGGTGTCACTCTGTAGCTTAGTAATTGGCGTGATCTTCCAGCCAATGGGGGGGTTCATTGAGGAGACCTTGGGCAGCACCGTATTTTTAGGAGTTGTAGCGGCAGCCATTTACTCGATCGTTCAGTCGGCTTTGGGGCGCTTGGCAGAAATTCCCAGCCTCTCGGAAGCGGTGCATATGCAGGTGCGCTAA